From a single Rhodococcus qingshengii JCM 15477 genomic region:
- a CDS encoding serine/threonine-protein kinase, with amino-acid sequence MTAQEQTGRGIGPEYLLAGRYRLRSKIGDGGMGAVWLARDTLLSRDVAVKQVTSTEGLDTETAEEVRERTLREGRNAAKLTHPHSIAMYDVAIESGEPWLVMEYFPARSLAQAMNLADTLPPLEVAQIGAQIAAALTEAHAAGIVHRDIKPGNILIADRGKSLGTVKISDFGIARAKSDVSDTQDEVITGTPAYFAPEVARGDDPTEASDVFSLGSTLYTVIEGQPPFGIDSDAIALLHRVAKAEIYRPTKSGPLTDVLLQLLEPDPTRRPTMAQARDALAAAATGGGTIEQLIDAPVYSSEGAVPAWAHRTTQLADPHRRNRLTGSTITGLPAVQQNTPLRNVPSPMDMFSWPPRIPTGPADASTRDKVVAWAPLAMTGMVAVIILAALIVVILVFTA; translated from the coding sequence GTGACAGCTCAGGAGCAGACCGGGAGGGGCATCGGGCCCGAATACCTGCTGGCGGGGCGGTACCGACTCCGCTCCAAGATCGGCGACGGAGGCATGGGCGCCGTCTGGCTGGCCCGCGACACCCTCCTCAGCCGTGACGTCGCGGTGAAACAGGTCACAAGCACGGAAGGCCTCGACACCGAAACGGCCGAAGAGGTCCGTGAACGTACATTGCGCGAAGGCAGGAACGCCGCAAAGCTCACCCACCCCCACTCCATCGCCATGTACGACGTCGCGATCGAGTCCGGTGAACCGTGGTTGGTCATGGAGTACTTCCCCGCCCGCAGCCTCGCCCAGGCGATGAACCTGGCCGACACGTTGCCACCGCTGGAGGTCGCGCAGATCGGCGCGCAGATCGCTGCGGCACTCACCGAGGCGCACGCCGCCGGCATCGTCCACCGCGACATCAAGCCCGGCAACATCCTGATCGCCGACCGAGGCAAGTCTCTCGGCACCGTCAAGATCAGTGACTTCGGCATCGCCCGCGCAAAGAGCGACGTATCCGACACCCAGGACGAGGTCATCACCGGCACTCCCGCGTACTTTGCACCCGAAGTTGCCCGCGGCGACGATCCCACCGAGGCCAGTGACGTCTTCTCACTCGGGTCGACGCTCTACACGGTGATCGAGGGTCAACCGCCCTTCGGCATCGACTCGGACGCCATCGCTCTACTGCATCGTGTCGCCAAGGCCGAGATCTACCGACCCACCAAGTCCGGACCGCTCACCGACGTTCTCCTTCAGCTCCTCGAGCCGGACCCCACCCGTCGGCCGACGATGGCTCAGGCACGCGACGCGCTCGCTGCAGCCGCGACGGGCGGTGGCACGATCGAGCAGTTGATCGACGCTCCCGTCTACTCGTCCGAAGGCGCCGTGCCGGCGTGGGCTCACCGCACCACACAACTCGCCGACCCACACCGCCGCAATCGCCTGACCGGCTCCACGATCACCGGACTGCCTGCAGTGCAACAGAACACGCCACTGCGGAACGTTCCCAGCCCCATGGACATGTTCTCCTGGCCGCCGCGGATACCGACCGGCCCCGCCGATGCCAGCACCCGCGACAAGGTAGTGGCTTGGGCTCCCCTCGCCATGACAGGCATGGTTGCCGTCATCATCTTGGCCGCACTGATCGTCGTCATCCTGGTGTTCACGGCCTGA
- a CDS encoding FAD-binding oxidoreductase: MMTTVEFAPLKSAITGSVFSPRDPEYDDARSIWNGQIDHRPAVIARCRSASDVSVALAFARAHSLEVSVRGGGHSYRGTSVCEGGVMIDLSAINVVSVAPSAKRARVGGGATIADLDAATQEHGLAVTGGVISDTGVGGLTLGGGMGWLTRTLGLAIDNLVSAEVVLADGSIVRASENDHSDLFWALRGGGGNFGVVTEFEYRLSEIGPEVHLGLFFWGMEDGPAALRLCREVVPALPRNAGAMVAVGLSAPPAPFVPDQFHLLPGYALLVAGFGSEEEHSNAIAPIREGVPTLFEFVTPLPYIGLQSMLDESEPWGAYAYEKALDLVDFSDDVIDVLTEQAGKKSSPMSFMPIFPLQGAFTSVGEDDTAFGGSRTPHYVCNMTATATDAGTLELDRSWVRETWEALRPFSSNQGGYVNFMTDVDEDRVRASYGAAKYARLSAVKAKYDPDNVFHLNANILPA; this comes from the coding sequence ATGATGACGACGGTCGAGTTCGCGCCACTGAAATCGGCGATCACGGGTTCTGTGTTCAGCCCCAGAGATCCGGAGTACGACGACGCCAGGTCGATCTGGAACGGGCAGATCGATCATCGTCCGGCGGTGATCGCCAGGTGCCGGTCGGCGTCGGATGTGTCTGTGGCACTTGCATTTGCCAGAGCCCATTCGTTGGAGGTTTCGGTCAGAGGCGGTGGGCATTCCTACCGAGGTACATCGGTGTGTGAAGGCGGTGTGATGATCGATCTCAGTGCGATCAACGTAGTCAGTGTCGCCCCGTCCGCGAAGCGAGCCAGGGTCGGTGGTGGTGCGACGATTGCCGACCTCGACGCCGCGACACAGGAACACGGATTGGCAGTGACCGGTGGAGTGATCAGTGATACCGGCGTCGGTGGCCTGACCCTCGGCGGCGGCATGGGGTGGTTGACGCGCACGCTCGGCCTGGCGATCGACAATCTGGTGTCGGCAGAGGTGGTGCTCGCCGACGGTTCGATCGTGCGGGCCTCCGAGAACGATCACAGCGACTTGTTCTGGGCGCTGCGCGGCGGCGGCGGAAACTTCGGAGTGGTCACCGAGTTCGAGTACCGTCTGAGCGAGATCGGTCCGGAAGTGCATCTGGGACTGTTCTTCTGGGGGATGGAGGACGGACCCGCAGCGCTTCGTCTGTGCCGCGAAGTGGTGCCTGCCCTGCCGAGAAATGCCGGAGCGATGGTTGCCGTCGGTTTGTCCGCGCCTCCGGCACCGTTTGTTCCGGATCAGTTTCACCTGCTGCCCGGATACGCGTTGCTGGTAGCCGGTTTCGGATCGGAAGAGGAACACTCGAACGCGATTGCGCCGATTCGAGAGGGCGTGCCGACGCTGTTCGAGTTCGTCACCCCGCTCCCGTACATCGGTTTACAGTCGATGCTCGACGAATCGGAACCATGGGGTGCATACGCCTATGAGAAGGCCTTGGACCTGGTGGATTTCTCCGACGACGTGATCGATGTTCTGACCGAGCAAGCGGGCAAGAAATCGTCGCCGATGTCCTTCATGCCGATCTTTCCGCTGCAGGGAGCTTTCACCTCCGTCGGCGAGGACGACACTGCGTTCGGTGGTTCTCGCACACCACATTACGTGTGCAACATGACGGCTACGGCCACCGATGCCGGGACACTGGAATTGGATCGATCGTGGGTGCGTGAGACCTGGGAAGCCTTGCGTCCGTTCTCGTCCAATCAAGGCGGGTACGTCAACTTCATGACCGATGTCGACGAGGACCGAGTGCGAGCGTCCTACGGTGCGGCGAAGTACGCGCGATTGTCCGCCGTCAAGGCGAAGTACGACCCGGACAACGTGTTTCACCTCAACGCAAACATTCTGCCCGCGTAG
- a CDS encoding phosphatase PAP2 family protein — protein sequence MTRVKPARLIAALALLILGVVEFELAVNTTGGQIVDQQLMVGAATSERLSVFSAEFIGLVTPILIVGGVLVALMITLRNNPIALALRVVVVTLGPITTAWVLKQSLDRPDLNGLVMHNSFPSGTLTAIAALVCAIVIVTPSRWRAVVAVNGALITIGTAISVVVLQWHRPSDVIGALLLVGCYTLAVSAFPLNTSVARHAVLADSGNERLSRV from the coding sequence ATGACACGAGTCAAACCAGCGAGACTGATTGCCGCACTGGCACTCTTGATCCTCGGAGTCGTCGAATTCGAATTGGCGGTCAACACCACCGGTGGTCAGATCGTCGACCAACAACTCATGGTGGGCGCGGCCACCTCCGAACGCCTCAGCGTGTTCTCCGCCGAGTTCATCGGCCTCGTCACCCCGATACTGATAGTGGGAGGAGTGCTCGTGGCGCTCATGATCACATTGCGCAACAACCCGATTGCGCTAGCTTTACGCGTCGTCGTCGTGACCCTCGGCCCCATCACGACGGCCTGGGTTCTCAAACAATCGCTGGATCGACCGGACCTGAACGGTCTGGTGATGCACAATTCCTTCCCCAGCGGCACTTTGACGGCCATAGCTGCTCTGGTCTGCGCGATCGTGATCGTCACGCCCTCGAGGTGGCGGGCGGTCGTTGCGGTCAACGGTGCGCTGATCACCATCGGAACCGCGATCTCGGTAGTCGTGCTGCAATGGCACCGCCCGAGCGACGTGATCGGTGCACTACTGCTCGTCGGCTGCTACACCCTCGCTGTGTCGGCATTTCCGTTGAACACCAGCGTCGCCCGGCATGCGGTGCTGGCAGACTCAGGCAACGAGCGACTCTCGCGAGTGTGA
- a CDS encoding class I SAM-dependent methyltransferase has translation MSESTGTLGLDRELKAKHRAMWGLGNYPAVATQVIAELGPVLVRECGVQKGDRVLDVAAGSGNAAIPAAALGAQVIATDLAPELFVAGREAAALAGVELDWQEADAEALPFGDNEFDVVLSCVGVMFAPHHQRAADELLRVCRPGGKIGVLSWTPTGFIGEMFKTMKPYAPPPPPGSQPAPLWGDENHVRDLLGDVAARKDVLRVDTFSGPEDFRDFFKKNYGPTIAVYRNIADDPDRTQALDRDLLELAKKYGSGSEPFVMEWEYLLLTATPDEGGA, from the coding sequence ATGAGTGAATCAACGGGGACTCTCGGGTTGGACCGGGAGCTGAAGGCCAAGCACCGGGCAATGTGGGGGCTCGGTAACTATCCGGCGGTGGCGACGCAGGTCATCGCGGAACTCGGACCTGTATTGGTGCGTGAATGCGGCGTGCAGAAAGGAGATCGGGTGCTCGACGTCGCGGCGGGGTCCGGCAACGCCGCCATTCCGGCGGCTGCGCTGGGTGCGCAGGTGATCGCCACCGACCTGGCTCCCGAACTGTTCGTGGCAGGACGGGAGGCCGCGGCGCTCGCGGGTGTCGAACTCGATTGGCAGGAGGCCGATGCCGAGGCTCTTCCGTTCGGCGACAACGAGTTCGACGTAGTGCTCTCTTGCGTCGGTGTGATGTTTGCCCCGCATCATCAGCGCGCCGCGGACGAACTTTTGCGAGTATGCCGACCCGGCGGAAAGATCGGAGTGCTGAGTTGGACTCCGACGGGGTTCATCGGCGAGATGTTCAAAACGATGAAGCCGTATGCACCGCCCCCGCCTCCTGGTTCGCAGCCGGCGCCTTTGTGGGGCGACGAGAACCATGTTCGTGATCTGCTCGGCGATGTTGCCGCAAGGAAAGACGTACTTCGTGTGGACACATTCAGCGGGCCGGAAGATTTCCGCGATTTCTTCAAGAAGAATTACGGCCCGACCATCGCGGTGTACCGGAACATCGCCGACGATCCTGACCGCACACAGGCGCTCGATCGCGATCTGCTCGAGTTGGCAAAGAAGTACGGCAGCGGAAGCGAGCCGTTCGTGATGGAGTGGGAGTACCTGCTTCTCACCGCGACACCCGATGAGGGCGGTGCATGA
- a CDS encoding response regulator transcription factor, with translation MVSILFIEDDPAVAEAITLGLNRLGHDVSHRPDGNGDFDDALGATDLVLLDLGLPGADGYEICRRIRTRSSIPIIILTARSDDIDTVAGLEAGADDYVVKPASPRVLDARIKAVVRRSAPATTRPDATPGAETFGDLELDRSSLQVRKAGMLLTLTPTELRLILALTENPGQVLSRRQLLSAAWDQEYLGDSRIVDAAVQRLRGKIEDDPAAPTVIETVRGFGYRFNTSPAR, from the coding sequence ATGGTGAGCATTCTTTTCATAGAAGACGATCCAGCCGTGGCCGAGGCAATCACGTTGGGACTGAACCGACTCGGGCACGACGTCAGCCATCGCCCCGACGGTAACGGTGATTTCGACGACGCCCTGGGTGCCACGGACCTCGTCCTACTCGACCTCGGGCTGCCGGGTGCCGACGGTTACGAGATCTGCCGACGTATCCGCACCCGAAGTTCGATCCCGATCATCATTCTGACCGCTCGGTCCGACGACATCGACACCGTCGCCGGCCTGGAAGCCGGTGCCGACGACTACGTCGTCAAACCGGCCAGTCCGCGCGTCCTCGACGCTCGTATCAAAGCCGTCGTGCGGCGCTCGGCACCGGCAACGACGCGCCCGGATGCGACGCCGGGTGCAGAGACGTTCGGCGACCTGGAATTGGATCGGTCGTCGCTGCAGGTCCGCAAGGCCGGGATGCTGCTGACCCTCACCCCGACCGAACTCCGACTGATCCTGGCGCTGACCGAGAACCCCGGACAGGTCCTGAGCCGCCGACAGTTGTTGTCCGCAGCCTGGGACCAGGAGTATCTGGGTGATTCCAGAATCGTCGATGCAGCAGTGCAGCGGCTGCGCGGAAAGATCGAGGACGACCCGGCCGCACCGACCGTCATCGAAACGGTGCGCGGGTTCGGGTATCGCTTCAACACCAGCCCAGCCCGATGA
- a CDS encoding M15 family metallopeptidase, with protein MPSHRGIIRFVALGAVVLGAVALSSCSYTEEAQPKSGNYLATQPDSGPSGGEIEDGISLQDTHVPALARLDSALLAALQSAAADAQASGVDMHVTSGWRSAAYQQRLFDEAVVKYGSVDEASKWVHSPSLSKHVSGQAVDIGPTDADDWLIQHGSDYGLCQTYANEMWHFELATTPGGECPPQLSNPSDERAEG; from the coding sequence ATGCCCAGCCACCGCGGAATCATCCGCTTCGTCGCACTCGGTGCAGTCGTGCTCGGTGCGGTCGCGCTCAGCTCCTGCTCGTACACAGAAGAAGCACAGCCGAAGAGCGGTAACTACCTTGCCACTCAGCCTGATTCAGGACCCTCAGGCGGCGAGATCGAGGACGGCATCAGCTTGCAGGACACTCATGTGCCCGCGCTTGCCCGTCTCGATTCCGCACTGCTCGCGGCGCTCCAGTCGGCAGCGGCCGACGCACAGGCATCCGGCGTGGACATGCACGTCACGTCGGGTTGGCGGTCCGCGGCATACCAACAGCGACTGTTCGACGAAGCCGTCGTCAAGTACGGCAGCGTGGACGAAGCGTCCAAGTGGGTGCACTCGCCGAGCCTGTCCAAGCATGTCAGTGGACAGGCCGTCGACATCGGACCGACCGACGCCGACGACTGGCTCATTCAGCACGGCAGCGATTACGGCCTCTGCCAGACCTACGCCAACGAGATGTGGCATTTCGAATTGGCAACCACTCCAGGCGGGGAATGCCCGCCACAACTGAGCAACCCCTCGGACGAGAGAGCGGAAGGCTGA
- a CDS encoding sensor histidine kinase yields the protein MRPTWLQVDGLRTRLVLVFIAIVVIIAGATAGVVSFMARSWIYSNAQDVATAQFRDELQYVNGTPVDELTPANLQQIFQSDMTLIVDGEVIRQGSVDAATIPPSFDEGLDSPKLIRFERLDSQRIMLGMSVNVVDMSADDSYDNETLVKAVTIRPLVGVQDKFDDLLRAVGLTLAAGVLVSGLLGLWIASTLVRPLKRLDKAAARAADGDLSVRLPEDGVAELAQVTTTFNNMVARNEAVIRGLEESEEQSRRFVADVSHELRTPLAALVPVSEILREEIPNLPPDAAAAARIVSSEIGKLTRLVEVLIEMSRHDSQQAHLVLDDVDLVELTERTLESRGWTDTVELRAPESVSARVDSRRIDIVVANLVGNALRHGAPPVRVELSVESGFSVITVVDHGPGISPEDRQAIFRRFYKVDTARGRSEGSGLGLSLAVENVHLHGGTIGVDQVDGRTVFTVRLPRR from the coding sequence ATGAGACCGACCTGGCTTCAGGTCGACGGTCTGCGAACCAGGCTCGTGCTCGTGTTCATCGCAATCGTCGTGATCATCGCCGGGGCAACCGCGGGTGTCGTCTCGTTCATGGCACGGTCGTGGATCTATTCCAACGCTCAGGATGTCGCGACCGCACAATTTCGCGACGAACTGCAATACGTCAACGGAACACCGGTAGACGAGTTGACGCCTGCCAACCTCCAACAGATCTTCCAGTCCGACATGACGCTGATCGTCGACGGCGAAGTCATCCGTCAAGGATCCGTGGATGCGGCGACCATTCCGCCCAGCTTCGACGAAGGTTTGGACAGTCCGAAGCTGATCCGTTTCGAGAGGCTCGACTCCCAGCGCATCATGTTGGGAATGTCCGTCAATGTCGTGGACATGAGCGCGGACGACAGCTACGACAACGAGACATTGGTCAAAGCCGTCACCATCCGGCCGCTGGTAGGAGTGCAGGACAAGTTCGACGACCTGCTTCGAGCTGTCGGCCTCACCCTCGCCGCCGGTGTGTTGGTGAGCGGACTACTCGGGCTGTGGATCGCGTCGACGCTTGTCCGTCCGCTCAAACGCCTGGACAAGGCGGCCGCCCGCGCTGCCGACGGCGACCTCAGCGTCCGACTCCCCGAAGACGGAGTAGCCGAACTCGCCCAGGTCACAACAACGTTCAACAACATGGTCGCTCGCAACGAAGCGGTCATCCGAGGTCTGGAAGAATCGGAAGAGCAGTCGAGAAGGTTTGTCGCCGACGTCTCCCACGAGCTCCGGACGCCGCTCGCAGCACTGGTGCCGGTCAGTGAGATCCTCCGTGAAGAGATCCCCAATCTTCCGCCCGACGCCGCCGCTGCCGCGCGCATCGTGAGCAGTGAGATCGGCAAGCTCACTCGACTTGTCGAAGTCCTCATCGAAATGTCTCGCCACGACTCTCAGCAAGCGCACCTCGTCCTCGACGACGTCGACCTCGTCGAATTGACCGAGCGCACACTCGAGAGCCGCGGATGGACAGACACCGTCGAACTGCGCGCACCCGAAAGTGTCAGCGCCAGAGTCGATTCGCGTCGGATCGACATTGTCGTCGCCAACCTCGTCGGCAATGCACTGCGCCACGGAGCACCCCCGGTTCGCGTCGAGTTGAGCGTCGAATCCGGTTTCTCCGTCATCACCGTCGTCGACCACGGCCCCGGCATCTCACCCGAAGACCGGCAGGCGATCTTTCGGCGGTTCTACAAGGTCGACACCGCGCGCGGACGCAGCGAGGGCAGCGGACTCGGACTCTCGCTCGCCGTCGAGAACGTGCACCTGCACGGCGGCACCATCGGCGTCGACCAGGTGGATGGTCGCACGGTCTTCACGGTTCGTCTGCCCCGTCGCTGA
- a CDS encoding DNA polymerase Y family protein, producing MSRVLALWCPDWPAVAAAALADLPATHPVAVTSGNRVIACSATARAEGVRRGLRRRESQARCPELYVAMADPERDARLFEPVAAAIDAVAPGVEVLRPGLLVLSARGVSRYFGSEEAAAERLVDQASAAGVESQVGVADQLSTAVIAARRAALVPPGEGARFLAPLPMPELAAEPSLSAPHRGELVDLLRRLGIRTIGAFADLPAVDVASRFGADAVLAHRAARGEPERPPSARTLPPDLEVEQHYDPSIERVDAAAFAGRALASLLHDKLSAAAVACTRLSISASTGNGENLSRTWRCAEPLTPEGTADRVRWQLDGWLTGRSGTRPTAGIAVLRLEPVEVVSAGALQLGLWGGVGDEEERARRALVRVQGLLGGESVQVGVLSGGRGPSERITLLPLGDERVAAHDPTAPWPGRLPQPSPGSIFVDNPKVWLEDVAGNAVYVTERGVFSSQPGRLKWGSKEWAVQGWAGPWPVDERWWDAASARTAARAQVLLEESRALLMICEGGGWSVEGVYE from the coding sequence GTGAGCAGAGTTCTAGCGTTGTGGTGCCCGGACTGGCCGGCGGTGGCAGCGGCAGCGCTTGCCGATCTTCCTGCCACGCATCCTGTCGCGGTCACCTCGGGTAATCGGGTGATCGCATGTTCGGCGACGGCCCGCGCGGAGGGAGTGCGACGAGGCCTGCGCCGACGCGAGTCGCAGGCCCGCTGCCCGGAACTGTATGTGGCGATGGCAGATCCGGAACGCGACGCCAGATTGTTCGAGCCGGTCGCCGCGGCCATCGATGCGGTGGCACCGGGCGTCGAGGTACTTCGTCCTGGTTTGTTGGTGCTCAGTGCGCGAGGTGTCAGTCGGTACTTCGGTTCGGAGGAAGCCGCGGCGGAACGATTGGTGGATCAGGCATCTGCTGCGGGCGTCGAGAGTCAGGTGGGTGTGGCGGATCAACTGTCCACAGCGGTCATTGCCGCGCGCCGGGCAGCGCTGGTGCCGCCGGGGGAGGGGGCACGGTTTCTGGCGCCGCTACCCATGCCGGAGTTGGCGGCCGAGCCCAGTCTGTCTGCGCCGCATCGCGGGGAGTTGGTGGATCTGCTGCGCAGGCTCGGGATCAGAACCATCGGTGCTTTCGCGGATTTACCGGCAGTGGACGTCGCTTCGCGTTTCGGGGCCGATGCGGTGCTCGCGCATCGTGCGGCGCGCGGTGAACCCGAGCGGCCACCGTCGGCGCGGACGCTTCCGCCGGATCTGGAAGTGGAGCAGCATTACGATCCGTCGATCGAGCGGGTGGATGCCGCAGCGTTTGCCGGGCGCGCCTTGGCGAGTCTCCTGCACGACAAATTGTCGGCTGCCGCAGTGGCGTGTACCCGCCTGTCGATTTCGGCCAGCACGGGCAACGGTGAAAATCTTTCTCGGACTTGGCGTTGCGCCGAACCTCTGACACCGGAGGGAACGGCCGATCGAGTGCGATGGCAACTGGACGGCTGGCTCACCGGGCGCAGTGGGACCCGGCCGACCGCAGGCATAGCGGTGTTGCGTCTGGAACCGGTGGAGGTGGTCAGTGCCGGCGCTTTGCAGTTGGGGCTGTGGGGCGGTGTCGGCGACGAGGAGGAGCGGGCCAGGCGAGCATTGGTGCGCGTGCAAGGTCTTCTGGGCGGCGAATCGGTTCAGGTCGGTGTCCTGAGCGGTGGTCGAGGGCCCTCGGAGCGAATTACCCTGTTGCCCTTGGGTGACGAGCGGGTAGCTGCTCATGATCCGACAGCCCCGTGGCCTGGTCGTCTGCCGCAGCCGTCTCCGGGGTCGATCTTCGTCGACAATCCCAAGGTATGGCTGGAGGATGTGGCCGGCAACGCCGTGTACGTCACTGAGCGCGGTGTCTTCAGCTCGCAGCCGGGAAGGCTGAAGTGGGGGAGCAAGGAATGGGCAGTGCAGGGATGGGCCGGGCCCTGGCCGGTGGACGAGCGATGGTGGGACGCAGCCTCGGCGCGCACGGCCGCGCGGGCTCAGGTGCTGTTGGAGGAATCGCGGGCGTTGCTGATGATCTGTGAAGGCGGTGGATGGTCGGTGGAGGGCGTGTACGAATGA
- a CDS encoding MFS transporter, which yields MTQASRLEKTAVSPKAWTMLGIGVAAQAAGTVFVSTPAFLIPLLHSEHGLSLTQAGTLAAAPTFGMVLTLVAWGAMADRFGEKWVISIGLGLTAIAALAATPTDNYTLLGIAFLLGGMAAASTNAASGRVVVGWFPKDRRGLAMGIRQMSQPLGVTIASLTIPTLAANVGIGSAVGLSVALNGVLALICAVALINPPRPAARPTDIPVETVNPYRSNWFLWRIHVVSALLVFPQFTLSTFGLVWLISEQGWDAAPAGLLIGISQFVGALGRIVVGIWSDRAGSRVGPLRLVAVSASAVMLAMAAAGAAPWGVPALILLLATTISVADNGLAFTSVAEAAGPKWQGKALGAQNTGQFIAASAVGPVVGALIGAVGYPLAFAIVAAFPAAATPLVPSRDRDISV from the coding sequence ATGACGCAGGCGTCGCGGCTGGAAAAGACGGCCGTCTCCCCGAAGGCGTGGACGATGCTCGGAATCGGCGTCGCAGCCCAGGCCGCAGGCACCGTCTTCGTCAGTACCCCCGCCTTTTTGATCCCGCTGCTGCATTCCGAGCACGGCCTCTCGTTGACGCAGGCCGGAACTCTGGCCGCTGCACCCACTTTCGGCATGGTTCTCACGCTGGTGGCGTGGGGAGCGATGGCTGACAGATTCGGCGAGAAATGGGTCATCTCCATCGGGCTCGGCCTGACGGCGATCGCCGCGCTGGCCGCGACCCCCACCGACAACTACACCCTCCTCGGGATCGCATTTCTGCTGGGCGGAATGGCTGCGGCGAGCACCAACGCTGCCAGTGGACGTGTTGTGGTCGGCTGGTTTCCCAAGGATCGGCGCGGCCTCGCGATGGGAATCCGGCAGATGTCACAGCCCCTGGGCGTGACCATCGCGTCGCTGACCATCCCGACTCTCGCTGCGAACGTAGGAATCGGTTCGGCCGTCGGACTGTCGGTAGCTCTCAACGGCGTTCTCGCCCTGATCTGCGCCGTCGCATTGATCAATCCCCCGCGGCCGGCGGCGCGGCCCACAGACATCCCGGTCGAAACGGTAAATCCTTATCGCTCGAACTGGTTCCTGTGGCGCATTCACGTCGTCTCTGCACTGCTGGTGTTTCCGCAGTTCACCCTCTCGACATTCGGTCTGGTCTGGCTGATCAGCGAGCAAGGATGGGACGCTGCGCCCGCTGGGCTCCTGATCGGGATCTCCCAGTTCGTGGGTGCACTCGGACGCATCGTTGTCGGCATCTGGAGTGATCGCGCCGGAAGCAGAGTAGGCCCGCTGCGGTTGGTTGCCGTCTCCGCGTCTGCGGTCATGTTGGCAATGGCGGCAGCCGGCGCAGCGCCTTGGGGCGTTCCCGCCTTGATCCTGCTGCTGGCAACCACTATCAGCGTCGCCGACAACGGTTTGGCATTCACTTCCGTGGCCGAAGCTGCCGGGCCGAAATGGCAAGGAAAAGCATTGGGCGCACAGAACACCGGGCAGTTCATTGCCGCGTCAGCAGTGGGCCCGGTGGTCGGTGCGCTGATCGGCGCGGTCGGCTACCCGCTCGCCTTCGCGATAGTCGCGGCATTTCCCGCCGCAGCAACTCCCTTGGTGCCCAGCCGCGATCGCGACATCAGCGT
- a CDS encoding winged helix-turn-helix transcriptional regulator produces the protein MGSSYHQFCPVAKAMELLDERWTLLLLRELIMGSEHFNDLRRGLPRMSPTLLSTRLHQLAVAGIVEREETDCVVSYRLTDAGRELRPVVEALGIWGTRWIGELGDEDLDPKLLLWDMHRRVDHSVVPEGKTVVHFAFSGVRGHSRNWWLVINSGEVDMCDIDPGFDVAVSVSAGLRQMTEIWRGNLTWSDAIRSGDVTISGPTALRRSLPSWFELSTFASIPRPA, from the coding sequence ATGGGGTCCTCGTACCACCAGTTCTGCCCCGTCGCCAAGGCGATGGAGCTACTCGACGAGCGGTGGACACTGCTTCTCCTCCGCGAACTGATCATGGGAAGCGAACATTTCAACGATCTCCGCCGCGGGCTCCCGCGAATGTCACCGACTCTGCTCTCGACCCGGCTTCACCAACTCGCGGTCGCCGGCATCGTGGAGCGAGAAGAAACCGACTGTGTCGTCAGCTATCGTCTGACCGACGCCGGCCGTGAACTGCGCCCTGTGGTCGAAGCTCTCGGCATCTGGGGTACCAGGTGGATCGGTGAACTGGGCGACGAAGATCTGGATCCGAAACTGCTGCTGTGGGACATGCATCGCCGCGTGGATCATTCCGTGGTGCCTGAAGGCAAGACCGTGGTGCACTTCGCATTCTCCGGAGTACGTGGACATTCGCGGAACTGGTGGCTCGTCATCAATTCCGGGGAAGTGGACATGTGCGATATCGATCCGGGTTTCGACGTTGCAGTGTCGGTCTCTGCGGGCTTGCGACAGATGACCGAGATCTGGCGAGGTAACCTGACCTGGTCGGACGCCATACGGTCCGGTGACGTCACCATCTCTGGGCCTACTGCGTTGCGTCGTAGCTTGCCTTCGTGGTTCGAGCTGTCGACTTTCGCGTCGATCCCGCGCCCCGCGTAG